The DNA region TTCCTGATCCTGACGACCCTCAAGGCGCACCACGCCTACACCTTCACCCACATCATCAACGTCTGCCTTCTGACCGTGGTGCAGATCGAGGCGATGGGCGGGGACGCCACCGCGCTGCGGGAGTTCGGCCTGGCCTCGATGATGCACGACATCGGCAAGACCGTCCTGCCGAAGGAGCTTTTGAGCAAGCCGGGCAAGCTGACACCCGAGGAGTTCGGCCTCATTCAGAGGCATCCCCAGGACGGCGTGCACATCCTGCGCGAGACCCCCGGGGTCCCCGACCTGGCGCTCCTCGTGGCGTTCGAGCACCACATGCGGTACAACCACGGCGGGTATCCGCGCCCGCGACACCCCCGCCCGCTCCATCCGTGCAGCCTGATGACCAACCTGGCCGACACCTACGATGCCATGCGCAGCCGCCGAGCGTACCAGGAGGAGTTCCCGCCCGAGAAGGTGGCCGCGGTGATCAGCGACAAGGCAGGGACCGACTATCACCCGCGGCTGGCGCAGGCCTTCCTGCAGATCATGGGGGCCTACCCGCCGGGGACGCGCGTGCGCCTGGACACCGGGGAGGAGGGGGTCGTCGTCCGGTCGAACCCGTCCAACCCCTACCGCCCGGTCGTGCGCATGCTGCGGGACAGCACCGGGGGGCTCATCCGGCGCCTCGAAATCGTCGATCTGATGGAGAAGGAGCAGGTGGGGGGCCACTTCTCCCGCAACATCCTGTCCTCGATCAGGACGCCGCCCCCGGCGAAGCCCGCCGGCCCGCAGGGTTCCTGACCCGGGAGCCGGCCGGCTGCCCGGACCGGCCTCTAGCGCAGGTCGCCGCGCAGCCTGTCGGGCCGGGACGACGCGCTGGCGATTCCTCGTTCGATGGCGTAACGCGTCAGGCCGGCGACATTGTGGATCTCGAGCTTATCCATGATGCGCGTCCGGTGGTTCTCGATCGTCTTCACGGAGAGCCCCAGCAACCCGGCGATCTCCTTGTTGGTGTGCCCCTCGGCGATGAGCTGCAGGATTTCCCGCTCGCGCGGCGTCAGGACGTCGACCATCCCCGCATGCGTCCCGGCTTGCGGCCCCTTCAGGTATCCCTCGACCACCCGGTTCGAGATCGACGGGTGCAGGTAGGTGCCGCCCCCCTCCACCGCGTGGATCGCCTCGACCAGGTCGGACGAGACCGATTCCTTGAGCAGATAACCCTTCGCCCCCGCCTTGAGCAGGGAGTAGACGTACTCTTCGCTGCTGTGCATCGTCAGGGCGACGACCCGGATGGAGGGGTTGTCCTTGACGATGCGGGCCGTCGCTTCGAGCCCGTTCATTTTCGGCATGCTGACGTCCATGATCACCACGTCGGGCGCGAGACACACGGCCTTCTTGACCGCTTCGCGGCCGTCGGCGGCCTCCCCGACGACTTCCATGTCGGGCTCGCCCTCCAGTATGGCCCTGAGTCCCTGGCGCACAATCGTGTGATCGTCGGCCACCAGGATGCGGGTTCGCTTGCCAGGCGCCATGGGCGCCCTCCCGTGAATGGCGTCAATTCTGGGGGCGCGCGATGCCCGATGTCAACCAGGGAGGGAGCGCGGAGGGACGGAGCTCCACCCGCCCTGACGTCTACCGCCCTCCGCCCGGCCTGCCGCCCCCGCCCGGCCTGCCGCCCCCGCCAGGCCTAGCGCCCCGCGCCGAGACGCGCGAAGACCGCGACGATGCGGGCCGCCGCCTTGCCGTCCCACATCGGGATCGACCGGGGGCGCGGCGGAGGTGCTCTCAGAATCTGGCGGGCCGCGGCGACGATTCTCGCCGTGTCGCTTCCCACCAGGCGGTTCGTCCCGCGGCTGAGGGTGATCGGACGCTCCGTGTTCTCCCGCAGCGTCAGGCAGGGGACGCCGAGGATCGAGGCCTCTTCCTGGATCCCACCCGAATCGGTCAGGATCATCCGCGCCCGCTTCTGCAGGTGCAGGAAGTCGAGATATCCCAGCGGCTCGACGAGACGCAGGCCGCCGCCCCCCACCTCGCCGCCGTGCGCCGCGATCATCTTGAGCGTCCGCGGATGGACTGGGAACAGGATCGGGATCTCCAGGGCGATGGTATCGAGCGCCGCGACGATGCGCTGCAACGCCTGGGAATCGTCCACGTTCGAGGGACGGTGCAGGGTCAGCAACGCGAACGGAGGGGCGATCCCGAGCCGCGCCATCACGTCGGACGAATCGGCGCGCGCCAGGAAGCGGCGCAGCGTGTCGATCATCACGTTCCCGACCCGGTGGATCTTGCGCTTCGGGACCCCTTCGGCGGCCAGGTTCCGATCGGCGTCCGGACTGGTGGTGAAGAGCAGGTCGGAGAGGGCGTCGGTCACGATACGGTTGACCTCTTCCGGCATCGTCCGATCGCCCGAGCGCAGGCCCGCCTCGACGTGCGCGACCCTGATAGGAGGCGTCACCTTGGCGGCGACCACCGAGCACGCCAGCGTCGAGTTGACGTCTCCGACCACCACGACCCAGTCGGGGCGCTCCTCTTCGATGACTTTCTCGAATGCCTCCATGATGCGCGCCGTCTGCGCCGCGTGCGTGCCCGACCGGACGCCCAGGTGGATGTCGGGCGGCGGGATCTCCAGGTCCTCGAAAAACACGTCCGACATCTGTTCGTCGTAGTGCTGGCCGGTGTGCACCAGCCGGGGGTCGAACCGATCGGGGCGCGCCCGGAACGCGCGCAACAGGGGGGCGACCTTCATGAAGTTCGGACGGGCGCCGGCGACGAGCAGGACGCGGAGGGGCTGCGCGGGCGCGCGGCGAGCCTCCGCAGCGCCCGCGGGCGCCCGGCGCGCGGCCCCAGGGCGCGCGGCCGATCGGGCCCTCGCAGAGCCCCTTCCCGTTTTCGCAGGTCCGCTTCGGGCCCCGCTTGCCATCGAGGAGACCCCATACCGGTCGCGCCGGCGCCGGAGCGCGCCGGGGCGCCGGCAGATTGTGGTGGAGCGGACCAGGCAAGTCAACGACTTGTGCAGGGCGTTCCTCCGAAGGCTGCGAGCACTGATGTCGGGGGCAGGGGGGCGCCGGATGGCTTGATGGAAAACGTCCGGGCTGGCGGGATGAAGCGGGCGGGGCCCACACACGATGGCCTCGGCGAAGTCGGTCGCCGGCGGACCCGGCAGCCGCTGCCGATGGAAAACGTCCGGGCTGGCGGGATGAAGCGAGCGGGGCCCGCACCCGATGGCCCCGGCGAAGTCGGTCCCCCGCGGACCCGGCAGCCCCAGCCGATGGAAAACGTCCGGGCTGAGCGGCAGGGAGTGTGCCGAAACCGAAGCGATTCCCGGCGCCGATGAGGACGGCGAGCTGGGGGGCGAGCTTGGCGGCAAGAGCGGCGCCGAGCGCGACGGCAAGAGCGACGCCAAGAGCGACGGCGAGGATGAATTCGAGGCCCATGAGCGCGGACACCCCCCGGAGCGAGACCACGTCGCGCACGTCAACATGGCAAACGGGAAACGTTCAGCGCTCGAGCGGCGGGGGCGGACGAGACGTGCCGATCAAGCAAGGTGTAATTTAGGAGAATATCGTGGAGAAGTCAATCACTTTCTGAAGGAATTTTTCTAGGGCCGCGCGAGCGCCTTGGCAAGAGCCGCGCACACCCGGTCCACCTGGTCGTCGGTCATCTCCGGATGGATCGGCAGCGACAGGACCTCGCGGGCTGCCCGCTCGGCCTCGGGGAAGGCCCCCTCGCGCAGGCCCATCCACGCGTAGGCCGGCTGCAGGTGCAGAGGGATCGGGTAGTGGATGCCGGTCTCGATCCCCTGCTCGAGGAGAGCGGCGCGCACCCGGTCGCGAAGCGAAGCGGCGCCTGGGCGAGCGTCACTTGGGCGAGCGTCACCTGGAGACAACCGCACCGTATAAAGATGATAGGCGTGGGTGCCCCACGGCTTCTCGACCGGGAGGCGAAGCGGCGCCCCGGCCTGCCGGTGGTCTCCCCCGCCGCTCGAGGGCGCGGCCAGCCCCATCTCGACGAGCCGCGCACCGTAGCGTGCGGCCAGGGCGCGCCGGCGCTCGTTCCGGGCGGCGAGCCGTTTCAGCTTGACCCGCAGGATCGCGGCCTGCAAGGCGTCGAGCCGGCCGTTGTATCCCTCCTCCGCGTGGACGTATTTCTCCGACTGGCCGTGATCGCGCAGCCGCCTGACTCTGTCCGCGATGTCGGCCCGCGCGGAGGTGACCAGGCCCCCCTCGCCGCACGCCCCCAGGTTCTTGGACGGATAGAAGGAGAAACAGCCCGCGTCGCCGAGAGAGCCGGCCGCGCGCCCCCCACCGCCGCCACGGCCGGCATAGAGAGCTCCATGCGCCTGGCAGGCGTCCTCGACGACCGAGATGCCCCGCCGGCGGGCGCAATCGAGAATCGGGTCCATGTCCGCCACCTGGCCGAACAGGTGGATCGGCACGATGGCCCGCGTCCTGCGGGTGAGCGCCCCTTCGAGCCGGGCGGGATCGAGCGTCAGGGATGCGGGATCGACGTCGACGAAGACCGGCCGGCCCCCCGCCTGGCTGATGGCCTCGGTCGTGCCGATGAAGGTCAGAGGCGTGGTGATGACCTCGGGCCGCTCGCCTGCGGCGTCCCGGCCGGACCCCAACGCGCCGCCGACGGAGCCGCCTCCAGGCGCGCCGCCGGCGGGACCGCCTCCAGGCGCGCCGCCGTGCCCGAGGCCCGCGGCCATCAGCGCGAAGCGCAGAGCGTCGGTGCCGCTGCTCACCGCCACCGCGTGCGCCACGCCGCAGAAGGAGGCGAACTCGCGCTCCAGCCCCTCGATCTCCGGGCCGCCGATGTAGCGCCCGGACGCGAGGACGCGCGTGACGGCGGCGTCGATCTCCGGCTTCAGCCCGGCATATTCCGCCGCCGGATCGACCGCCTGGATCCGCGCTTTCTGATCGCTCTTGCCCGCGGCCCCGCCGGCGGGAATTCGCGACGATGCCATCGAAGCCCACCTCCGCGAAACGGCTGATTG from Candidatus Polarisedimenticolia bacterium includes:
- a CDS encoding HD domain-containing phosphohydrolase; protein product: MPEPEKTPAPVLEGHVQALSAAAVRALHAAVNQRKMYPPEHPIASRALRTLALYLERLLALMEDWRLALVGEKLMAGGQPLDEGTDSLAPFVETLKSRAIETIVFKRGLDLEQLRRFLSLMILDAKWFAGASLQDMIAKEGIRSIEAGRLVLADPVEADRSRALIDETGPELAEAYDNALTFIEEAVGALQDGRRISMADAESFVRLVASQMQQDRSPFLILTTLKAHHAYTFTHIINVCLLTVVQIEAMGGDATALREFGLASMMHDIGKTVLPKELLSKPGKLTPEEFGLIQRHPQDGVHILRETPGVPDLALLVAFEHHMRYNHGGYPRPRHPRPLHPCSLMTNLADTYDAMRSRRAYQEEFPPEKVAAVISDKAGTDYHPRLAQAFLQIMGAYPPGTRVRLDTGEEGVVVRSNPSNPYRPVVRMLRDSTGGLIRRLEIVDLMEKEQVGGHFSRNILSSIRTPPPAKPAGPQGS
- a CDS encoding response regulator transcription factor, whose product is MAPGKRTRILVADDHTIVRQGLRAILEGEPDMEVVGEAADGREAVKKAVCLAPDVVIMDVSMPKMNGLEATARIVKDNPSIRVVALTMHSSEEYVYSLLKAGAKGYLLKESVSSDLVEAIHAVEGGGTYLHPSISNRVVEGYLKGPQAGTHAGMVDVLTPREREILQLIAEGHTNKEIAGLLGLSVKTIENHRTRIMDKLEIHNVAGLTRYAIERGIASASSRPDRLRGDLR
- the wecB gene encoding UDP-N-acetylglucosamine 2-epimerase (non-hydrolyzing); translation: MLVAGARPNFMKVAPLLRAFRARPDRFDPRLVHTGQHYDEQMSDVFFEDLEIPPPDIHLGVRSGTHAAQTARIMEAFEKVIEEERPDWVVVVGDVNSTLACSVVAAKVTPPIRVAHVEAGLRSGDRTMPEEVNRIVTDALSDLLFTTSPDADRNLAAEGVPKRKIHRVGNVMIDTLRRFLARADSSDVMARLGIAPPFALLTLHRPSNVDDSQALQRIVAALDTIALEIPILFPVHPRTLKMIAAHGGEVGGGGLRLVEPLGYLDFLHLQKRARMILTDSGGIQEEASILGVPCLTLRENTERPITLSRGTNRLVGSDTARIVAAARQILRAPPPRPRSIPMWDGKAAARIVAVFARLGAGR
- a CDS encoding DegT/DnrJ/EryC1/StrS family aminotransferase → MASSRIPAGGAAGKSDQKARIQAVDPAAEYAGLKPEIDAAVTRVLASGRYIGGPEIEGLEREFASFCGVAHAVAVSSGTDALRFALMAAGLGHGGAPGGGPAGGAPGGGSVGGALGSGRDAAGERPEVITTPLTFIGTTEAISQAGGRPVFVDVDPASLTLDPARLEGALTRRTRAIVPIHLFGQVADMDPILDCARRRGISVVEDACQAHGALYAGRGGGGGRAAGSLGDAGCFSFYPSKNLGACGEGGLVTSARADIADRVRRLRDHGQSEKYVHAEEGYNGRLDALQAAILRVKLKRLAARNERRRALAARYGARLVEMGLAAPSSGGGDHRQAGAPLRLPVEKPWGTHAYHLYTVRLSPGDARPSDARPGAASLRDRVRAALLEQGIETGIHYPIPLHLQPAYAWMGLREGAFPEAERAAREVLSLPIHPEMTDDQVDRVCAALAKALARP